The following DNA comes from Mucilaginibacter jinjuensis.
GTATTGTAGGCGATTCGGTTTATTGCTCGCCTTACAAAAAAGGTGCTTATTGCGGTTCACTGGCTACATTTAATCCTTTAGGAACACCCCTTGATGTGGATGCCCTTATTGAAGGAGCCAAAAAGTGGAGCGGCGATAAATACATGCATATATGCGGTAACGGCCTCTCATTTCATGGTGTGCAGAATGGGCCTTATATTGATGTTATAGTAGGGGCTAAAGGATACCCAAAAGGCATTGGGCTTTTTATGCAGCAAATGGCACAACAGCATGTAATAGTATATAATTTTTACTTTAACATAATGCCTATACACGAGTATGTGCGTACAATGGTTGAAAAGGATCCTAAGAGTGTTGTGAACAGAAACTTCAATAACAAACAGTCAGAAGATGCTTCTGCCATAACAAGCTTTCCGGAATTGCTGGGCAGGATGTCTCAGTATGCCTGGGCCTGGTAAATAGAACCGCAGAATATTTAAAAGCGGATAGCCAAAGGGTTATCCGCTTTTTTTATGCATTATTCATAATTGTAATTGGTTGAAGTAGAGCTGACTATTTATTTAAACGAAAAATGTTGTAAGGAATGGAAATTCAGTGCGACAAACCGGGAAAATATATAAAATGAACTACTTGAAAAACAACAAAAGTGTGGCAGTAATCGCCCTGCTGTCATTAGCATTTGCAGCTTGCAAAAAGGATAACAATAATAATTCAACGGCGCCATCTACCAAGTCAACCATTACGGTAGAGAATGTGCTTAACTCACAACCATTGGTAGAGTCGGGCACGTTTCAGGGCACAGGCTCGCCAGCTTTGATTCAACCCGGTCAATCAACCACTATTCAGTTCTCGGCAGCGAAGGGCGAAGCCATTTCATTTGCCACCATGTACGGCTGGTCTAACGATTTATTCTTTGCACCCGCCAACCCGGGTATCCTGGTTTATGATGCCAATGGCAACCCTATCGAAGGTGATGTTTCTGCCCAGGTAAAACTTTGGGATAACGGCACGCGCATTAACCAGGCACCCGGCGCTAATGTTAACCACCCTGGTGTAGCAGACAGCAAACCTATAACCGAAGTAAAAGGAACCGATGCACAGGGCAACAGCTATCTGCCGGCATCATCATTGGTTAAGGCAACCTTAAAATACAATGGTAATTCTGTATTTACATTAACGCTGCAAAATACATCTGGCAATACGGCAAACCCAACGCCATTAAGCCCTGGTGTTTGGGCTGTATCGTACATTGTGGGTGGTACTTTACAAAACCCGGCCCCATTGTATACCAGCGGACAAGTTACGGCTAACGGCCTTACCGGTATTGCGGAAATGGGCGATAACACCCAACTGAGCGCTTATGTAAAAGGCATAACCGGCATCTTCACACCGCTATCACCTATATTGGTGGTGGTTTATAATGGCGTTGATAACCCTATTTATAAAGTTGGCGAAAACGATCGTGGCCAGGGTTTAAAACCATTGGCACAACAAGGTAATGCAGATACTTTAGCTGCATATTTAAAAGGAAAACCGGGTATAAAGGCAGTTTACGTATTACCTGCCCCAACCACCAAAGTATTATTGCCGGTAATTGGCGCGCAAGCGGGCGGCATTGTTTCGCAGGACATCACAGTTTCGAGCGGCGACCGATTGGCCATTGCTACAATGTACGGTTTCTCTAACGACTGGTTTTTCGCTTCAGCCGATAATGGTGTTGATGCTACCACCAAGGGGGACATATCATCAACCATTAAATTATATGATGATGGTACGGCTATTAACCAGTTCCCGGGTGCGGGTATAACCCAGTTTAATTTGGCAGGTACGCCACTTAAAACAAGCCAGCCTATTGCGGTTGTGCCTAACCCTAATCCGTTTACTACGCTACCCGATATCAGCAAGATAATTAAGGTAACCATTAAATAATTGTAATACTTTTTTGAAGCGGCCCCAGGTTAATGTATCCGGGGCCGTTTTTTATGTCAAAATTTAAGGTCAATTAACTCAACCTTTCTAATTTGTTTGCGTAAAAGTTAATAGTGTGCATTAAGCGAAAGTTTTAAATAATATATAAATATCCTAAATCTGTTTACTGCCACGATAACGTAATTACGTGCGATTGGAGCATCGTAATAGCCAATTATGTATATAATTTACTTATTTTTATAATTTGCTATATTTCCCCTATATATTAAATGACTTATCACTGTTCGTTGCGATACCGTTGTCTGATACCATCTTTTGTTAAAGGGTATTTTCTTTTATTGCTGTTTTTTATTCCCTTATTTTCTTCGGCACAAATATCCGATGTCAGGTTTCGGCATATCAGTAATGAGCAGGGCTTATCAAACAGTACCATCACCTGTATTTTTCAGGATAGCCGGGGGTTTATGTGGTTTGGCACGCGCGATGGTTTAAATAAATACGATGGTGTTAAGGTGGTGACCTACAAAAACGATCCCAAAAACAAAAACAGCATTAGCGATAATTTTATTAATTGTATTTACGAAGACAGTGACCACCAGCTCTGGATCGGTACACCTTTCAGCCTCAACAAGTTTAACCCACTTACCAATTCATTCACTAAAATCAATATCCACGTTAGCGATAGCATAACGGCGTTGAGCGGGTACGATCGTAACCATATCTGGATGGGTACCCTGGGCGGTGGCGTTGATTTGCTGGATACCCGCACCAATAATGTAAGGCACTTTATCCATCATAACAAAAATAATGCATCGCTAAGTTCAGACAGTGTTAACTGTTTTTTTGAAGACGCGAATAAAAATCTTTGGGTGGGCACGCAAAAAGGGTTGAATATTTTAGATGCCCATAACTTAAGCTTTAAACCTTATTTAATAGATAGCGTAAATAACTGCAGCGTGGTAAGTATTGCCGCCGATCATAAAAATAATTTATGGCTGGGGCTTAGCGGTATTGGTGCAGGCGTGTATAACCTGCAAAGTAAAAAACTCCAACTGCTTAGCCATAACGAACACGATCCGGGTAGCCTGTCTGGTAATTTGATATTGCAAATACTGGTTGATAAAAAAGATAACGTTTGGATAGGCACTATTAACCAGGGCATGAACCTGTTTAACCCTGCCAACAACAGTTTCTTTAAATACCGCCCCAAGCCTGATAATACCGGCAGCCTATCGAACATGACGGTTTCGGCTATTTTTGAGGATAACCAGGGCGACCTTTGGGTAGGCACGCATCGCGGAGGGATTAATCTTTATACGGCAGAATCTGACAAGTTTAAGCTCTATAAACAAAGTCTCGATGATAAGAGCTTAAGTTATAATGACGTAAAGTGTTTTTTTGAGGATCACAAAGATAATTTGTGGATTGGTACCGATGGCGGCGGCCTCAACCTGTTTGATCGTAAAACCAACCTGTTTAAACATTACAAAAATATACCGGGTGATAAATCAAGCTTATCCGGCGATGCCATACAGGATATAGCCGAAGATGCATCCGGCAATTTGTGGGTGGGCACCTGGGGAGCAGGTTTAAACCTGATGGACAGGGCAAGTGGAAAATTTACCCGGTTTAAGAATAATAAGTCAGATCCAAATTCTTTGAGTTCTGATTTTATGCAGAGTATGCTGCTGGACAGTAAAGGCAA
Coding sequences within:
- a CDS encoding spondin domain-containing protein produces the protein MNYLKNNKSVAVIALLSLAFAACKKDNNNNSTAPSTKSTITVENVLNSQPLVESGTFQGTGSPALIQPGQSTTIQFSAAKGEAISFATMYGWSNDLFFAPANPGILVYDANGNPIEGDVSAQVKLWDNGTRINQAPGANVNHPGVADSKPITEVKGTDAQGNSYLPASSLVKATLKYNGNSVFTLTLQNTSGNTANPTPLSPGVWAVSYIVGGTLQNPAPLYTSGQVTANGLTGIAEMGDNTQLSAYVKGITGIFTPLSPILVVVYNGVDNPIYKVGENDRGQGLKPLAQQGNADTLAAYLKGKPGIKAVYVLPAPTTKVLLPVIGAQAGGIVSQDITVSSGDRLAIATMYGFSNDWFFASADNGVDATTKGDISSTIKLYDDGTAINQFPGAGITQFNLAGTPLKTSQPIAVVPNPNPFTTLPDISKIIKVTIK